From the Pomacea canaliculata isolate SZHN2017 linkage group LG4, ASM307304v1, whole genome shotgun sequence genome, one window contains:
- the LOC112562784 gene encoding uncharacterized protein LOC112562784: protein MPGPTDDKSSKSFRRIIGQKRMTSLSVFTKNGNILPDEEQSAFLKRMRKEWSDLGEEGRRSYQRKALLEKQQVPDTEEEKEAYLRRVCIELQDLTDFMKQLGWTFYFKILTTDSVIESPYVPAATIESPYVPAATIESPSVPTATSAQTASSDPVSLACPKHSYEEKRNLRRRVQKLFNGLYHEATGNYENFPYKRHKENPQLAVIGMPHGVPFKEPFSYGFPALQAILNNSNHIKMVPLNQRQVPLQEEFTGVVSSLPEGDHSVALSSHGSGDVAVIAEVVDITPVGGEDIVAPPPQESADVPANVNVVHPLDQHTEEASGVLDVPVIQKRPLDGIAKAGYETPRIIWSSEEIKTIYEQFGDELHGKKTIRMDNILTFIRSSNFQRTPSAVQNYLLRKRKENITKGN, encoded by the exons ATGCCAGGACCAACTGATGATAAATCATCGAAGTCATTTCGACGA ATCATTGGACAAAAGAGAATGACCTCTCTCAgtgtatttacaaaaaatggaaacattCTACCTGATGAAG AGCAATCCGCTTTTCTTAAACGAATGAGGAAGGAGTGGAGCGACTTAGGGGAGGAGGGCAGGAGAAGTTACCAAAGGAAAGCTCTCCTGGAAAAGCAGCAGGTTCCTgatacagaagaagaaaaggaagccTATCTGCGCAGAGTATGCATTGAATTACAAGACCTG ACTGATTTCATGAAGCAGCTGGGGTGGACATTTTACTTCAAGATCTTAACAACAGACTCTGTTATAGAGTCACCATATGTCCCAGCTGCTACAATAGAGTCACCATATGTCCCAGCTGCTACAATAGAGTCACCATCTGTCCCTACTGCTACATCTGCCCAAACTGCCTCATCAGACCCCGTATCCCTAGCCTGCCCAAAACATTCAtatgaggaaaaaagaaacctgcGGCGACGCGTTCAAAAACTATTTAATGGATTGTATC ATGAAGCCACAGGAAATTACGAAAACTTCCCATACAAACGACATAAGGAAAATCCACAGCTGGCTGTGATTGGCATGCCACATGGAGTTCCGTTCAAGGAACCTTTTAGCTATGGGTTTCCTGCACTGCAGGCAATACTGAATAACAGCAACCATATCAAAATGGTACCTCTTAATCAAAG ACAAGTGCCTCTGCAGGAGGAGTTCACTGGTGTTGTCTCCAGCCTGCCTGAAGGAGATCACAGTGTTGCCCTGTCCTCACATGGGAGTGGAGATGTTGCTGTTATTGC TGAGGTTGTGGACATCACCCCAGTTGGAGGAGAGGACATTGTTGCCCCACCTCCACAGGAGAGTGCAGATGTCCCTGCTAATGT AAATGTGGTGCACCCTTTGGATCAGCACACTGAAGAGGCATCTGGAGTGCTTGATGTCCCTG TCATACAGAAAAGACCACTGGATGGAATTGCTAAAGCTGGTTATG AAACACCAAGAATCATATGGTCTTCTGAAGAGATTAAAACTATTTATGAACAATTTGGAGATGAGTTACATGGAAAGAAAACTATCCGCATGGACAACATATTAACATTTATAAGAAGTTCTAATTTCCAAAGGACACCTTCTGCTGTCCAGAACTACTTGTTAAGAAAAAG GAAAGAGAACATTACCAAAGGCAATTAA
- the LOC112562783 gene encoding protein Daple-like: MEERHRAIIKEHTQQLVKDIVVNEAFLAALSTEEIFPPDMEETIRAKKANHKKIYKLLELLPRRGPTAFKKFVRVLRESYAWIADMLTAADERPTKDQFMSPVRQVALHNCRLDKPEDIDFNIIWSEVQSQFSSEEQREIKSKPSGKEMEKLLDVLARKDDMAFDDVLAVLQSHCQWLADEIEHQVSEEEKRWTKHDIRTKLSQALRASRIPDKQKDNIIERLTEVVEKEIAKSKRGSVLNHKMEAQMNTVTKKIQLLILKDVNPLIYGSVDTDLPTTDDDQDAIEALRNKLDSLKVLQKCYEAMNITYRRGGDTLPVLLMQKIDEVQAIVENNKLGREGEHRELQELNKKNKELERELIRLKELEGENKRLGNLRKQAKKAVRTLKDENLTMEKNKMKTDEENERLQSQLQIMEDRMLILIKGNDNLNIQNSKLQRDNQKLSATIAQLRLESGTNYISFVDRLKSVNKTIINENLRLRTKYNKLEESKRQKNIRLQKVLVENEFLRQQIQKLKRIGAHNSTTR, from the exons ATGGAGGAGAGACACAGAGCCATTATCAAAGAGCATACCCAACAACTGGTGAAGGATATCGTCGTCAATGAGGCGTTCCTCGCCGCCCTTTCAACAGAAGAAATCTTTCCGCCTGATATGGAGGAAACTATCAgg GCAAAGAAAGCTAACCACAAGAAAATCTACAAATTGCTAGAGCTCTTACCAAGACGAGGACCGACTGCTTTCAAGAAATTTGTGAGGGTGCTGAGGGAAAGCTATGCCTGGATTGCCGACATGCTCACAGCTGCTGATGAAAGGCCGACGAAAGACCAGTTCATGAGCCCAGTGAGACAAGTCGCACTGCACAACTGTCGTCTCGACAAACCGGAAGATATCGACTTCAACATAATCTGGAGCGAAGTTCAGTCTCAATTTTCTTCAGAAGAACAACGAGAAATCAAG AGCAAACCTAGCggaaaagaaatggagaaactGCTGGATGTCTTAGCGAGAAAAGATGACATGGCCTTCGATGACGTGCTGGCTGTTCTTCAAAGTCACTGCCAATGGTTAGCAGACGAAATAGAGCACCAGGTTTCTGAGGAGGAAAAGCGCTGGACGAAACATG ACATCAGAACAAAGCTGTCTCAGGCTCTTCGGGCGTCAAGAATCCCAGACAAGCAGAAAGATAATATCATTGAAAGGCTGACGGAAGTAGTGGAAAAGGAGATTGCCAAGTCCAAGCGAGGAAGCGTCCTTAATCATAAAATGGAAGCTCAGATGAACACTGTCACCAAAAAGATTCAGCTCCTTATACTGAAAGATGTAAATCCACTCATCTACGGCTCAGTGGACACAGACTTGCCGACGACAGATGATGATCAGGACGCAATCGAAGCGTTGAGGAACAAGCTGGATAGTCTGAAGGTGCTACAGAAATGTTACGAAGCCATGAAC ATCACATACAGAAGAGGCGGCGACACACTCCCTGTCCTCCTAATGCAGAAGATAGATGAGGTTCAGGCTATTGTCGAAAATAATAAGCTGGGCAGAGAAGGTGAACATCGCGAGTTGCAGGagctgaacaaaaagaacaaagaactgGAAAGGGAGTTAATCAGACTCAAAGAACTTGAAGGCGAAAATAAAAGACTGGGAAATTTAAGGAAGCAAGCAAAGAAAGCAGTTCGTACACTGAAAGACGAAAATTTGAcgatggaaaaaaacaaaatgaaaactgacGAAGAAAATGAACGGCTTCAATCCCAGCTGCAGATAATGGAGGATAGAATGTTGATATTGATCAAAGGGAACGACAACCTGAACATTCAGAATAGTAAACTCCAAAGGGATAACCAAAAGCTTTCTGCAACAATTGCCCAACTCAGACTGGAATCTGGAACAAACTATATATCCTTTGTTGACCGGttaaaatctgtaaataaaacaatcataaaTGAAAACCTCAGGCTAAGGACAAAATACAACAAGCTGGAGGAAAGCAAGCGACAGAAAAATATACGTCTGCAAAAAGTCCTTGTTGAGAACGAGTTTCTCCGACAGCAGATACAGAAATTAAAGCGCATTGGTGCACACAACTCAACCACACGATGA